A window of the bacterium genome harbors these coding sequences:
- a CDS encoding DUF814 domain-containing protein translates to MILNYHTLHRWVEEVTPDIAGAKIVEIFTQSKDVLTIGLVTISRQQCAMEVSAETGIAHIVLRKNYHRKSKNSVDLFGEITKQKIKQILLDTRDRIIHITLMDESELMIELFGAVNVFHLDKTRVVKNSFKDSKSYTGQALEERPVKDIHRINIDDFSDFSSHIRTSVEFSAKLSEGLGHFNKFLAMECLHDVSGQKKPYDVLQNVVQRLKTEKPRIYWIYDEPKLFSLIHLAYYCEKHPEIREEIFDSVNDAVQIYIAKKTSFRQKEKKLQELLRAIKIRIKKNQSLAASLAEERREAEGFELLERKAQLLNLHVPEIRRGMRDITVQNIYVEDQAPITIELNPELTPQKNVEYYFSLSKKMKSSVKKVGDRIRVLADETENLTRLKKEFENGETRDWKKIDKKYDEFVHAGWVKKISAETRTKIEKEAPTFREFVVPGNWRVFVGQNDTKNDQLTFKFAKSDDYWFHARGVPGSHVVLKRDGRKDNPGKQAIETTASIAAFFSKAKSSSLVPVAYTLKKYVRKRKGSRPGQVIIEREEVVIVPPKDFT, encoded by the coding sequence ATGATACTCAATTACCACACATTGCACCGCTGGGTCGAAGAAGTAACGCCGGACATTGCGGGCGCAAAAATTGTTGAAATATTTACACAGTCGAAAGACGTCTTGACGATCGGACTTGTGACAATATCTCGTCAGCAATGCGCGATGGAAGTTTCCGCTGAAACGGGAATCGCACATATTGTTCTTAGGAAGAATTATCATCGCAAATCAAAAAATTCCGTCGATCTATTCGGTGAAATAACGAAACAAAAGATCAAACAGATCCTGTTAGATACGCGCGACCGCATTATTCATATCACGCTGATGGACGAGTCCGAACTGATGATAGAATTATTTGGAGCGGTGAATGTGTTTCATTTAGATAAAACGCGCGTTGTTAAAAACTCTTTCAAAGATTCGAAGTCATATACCGGACAGGCTCTAGAAGAAAGGCCCGTAAAGGATATTCACCGAATAAATATTGATGATTTCTCCGATTTTTCCTCGCATATCAGAACTTCAGTTGAATTCAGTGCAAAACTCTCAGAAGGACTCGGGCATTTTAATAAATTTCTTGCCATGGAATGTCTGCATGACGTAAGCGGGCAGAAAAAACCCTATGACGTGCTTCAAAATGTTGTCCAGCGTTTGAAAACTGAGAAACCCCGTATTTACTGGATTTATGATGAACCGAAATTATTTTCATTGATTCATCTTGCGTATTATTGTGAAAAGCATCCTGAAATCAGAGAAGAAATATTTGATTCGGTCAACGATGCTGTACAAATTTATATTGCAAAGAAAACATCATTCCGCCAAAAGGAAAAAAAACTGCAGGAACTTTTGCGTGCAATTAAAATTCGCATTAAGAAGAATCAATCGCTCGCCGCGTCATTAGCAGAGGAGCGGCGGGAAGCCGAGGGATTTGAACTGCTTGAACGGAAAGCGCAGTTGCTCAATCTGCATGTTCCTGAAATTCGGCGCGGTATGCGCGATATAACGGTTCAAAATATCTACGTTGAAGACCAGGCTCCGATAACTATTGAGCTAAATCCGGAGTTGACGCCGCAAAAAAACGTTGAGTATTACTTTTCACTATCCAAGAAGATGAAAAGTTCTGTCAAAAAAGTCGGCGATCGCATCCGGGTACTTGCGGATGAAACAGAAAACCTTACACGTCTGAAAAAGGAATTTGAGAACGGCGAAACGCGGGATTGGAAGAAAATTGACAAAAAATATGATGAGTTTGTTCATGCCGGCTGGGTCAAAAAAATATCTGCAGAAACTCGGACAAAAATAGAAAAAGAAGCACCGACTTTTCGGGAGTTTGTTGTGCCGGGGAACTGGCGGGTATTTGTTGGCCAAAACGATACTAAGAACGACCAACTGACGTTCAAATTTGCCAAAAGCGACGATTACTGGTTTCATGCGCGAGGCGTACCCGGTTCACACGTTGTGTTAAAGCGGGATGGACGTAAGGATAATCCGGGCAAACAAGCAATTGAAACGACGGCTTCCATTGCGGCTTTTTTTAGCAAAGCCAAATCGTCATCGCTTGTGCCCGTTGCATATACTTTAAAAAAATACGTTCGCAAGCGTAAAGGTTCCAGGCCCGGCCAGGTTATAATTGAACGGGAAGAAGTGGTGATTGTACCTCCAAAGGACTTTACATGA
- a CDS encoding DUF2029 domain-containing protein: MAEKAVFTLKFLLRLRYGLVNFRVKLVINDQQDNIFMLKKGLTRHTLWILFTLGIVMELAVFGISQITDIKAQSEHLFFYFTCAFLIYLITVIYLHFFWSKTFFSPELIFLFAVVFRVTFLFSEPVLSDDIYRYVWDGKVSNEGINPYRYAPDSDNLKGIRDEVIYPKVNHKSVHTIYPPLLQYLFQFVTLIYPGVFMMKLALLFFDIGIMAMIFFILKFLDRSLGWIIVYAWNPLVIVEFSGSGHADVIAIFLLLVALYLALKARSIWAGAILALSFLAKFVSLIVLPFFEDVRSRWKTVAISTLSVVLIIVTGYIPFLDAADHVNRGLSEYAANWEFNSSWYSLVYHYIQDFFGIPASAETFMGFETNNKARTVTKFILVCAGCSIFAGLFIHHIRKSYEEQKENILWTSFFLIAAMTLLSPTLHPWYVIWVIPFLCFFPNPAWILFTGLVFLSYSILKEYHLTGVWHEDLNIRLWEYVPFYVLLFTRFLWLTIKRLKAHPPEKLR; this comes from the coding sequence ATGGCCGAAAAGGCTGTTTTTACTTTGAAATTCCTGTTGCGTTTGAGGTATGGTTTAGTAAATTTTCGAGTCAAATTAGTTATTAATGATCAACAAGACAATATCTTTATGTTAAAAAAAGGCCTGACCCGGCATACGTTATGGATTCTTTTCACGCTTGGAATCGTTATGGAATTGGCCGTATTCGGCATTTCACAGATCACGGACATTAAAGCGCAATCCGAACATCTTTTTTTTTATTTCACATGCGCCTTTTTAATCTATCTGATCACGGTCATTTATCTTCATTTTTTCTGGTCTAAAACGTTTTTCTCGCCTGAACTCATATTCCTTTTCGCCGTCGTCTTCCGGGTAACTTTTTTGTTTTCGGAGCCGGTTCTCTCCGATGATATTTACCGGTACGTATGGGACGGAAAAGTCTCAAACGAAGGAATTAATCCCTACCGCTACGCGCCCGATTCGGATAATCTAAAAGGGATCAGAGATGAAGTAATTTATCCCAAAGTCAATCATAAGTCCGTTCACACTATATATCCGCCTTTGTTGCAGTATTTATTTCAGTTTGTAACCCTGATTTACCCTGGCGTTTTTATGATGAAACTCGCCCTGTTGTTTTTTGACATCGGTATTATGGCAATGATTTTCTTTATACTGAAATTTTTGGACCGTTCCCTCGGATGGATTATTGTTTACGCATGGAATCCGCTGGTCATCGTGGAATTTTCCGGCAGCGGCCATGCCGATGTTATTGCGATTTTCCTTTTGCTAGTAGCCCTTTATCTCGCCCTGAAGGCCCGTTCCATATGGGCCGGCGCTATTTTGGCATTGTCTTTCCTCGCTAAATTTGTTTCCCTAATTGTCCTTCCGTTCTTCGAGGATGTGCGTTCCAGATGGAAAACCGTTGCGATTTCGACGCTCTCTGTTGTTTTAATTATCGTTACCGGGTATATCCCTTTTTTGGACGCCGCAGATCATGTCAACAGAGGTTTGTCCGAATACGCAGCTAACTGGGAATTCAATTCGTCATGGTATTCACTCGTTTATCATTATATACAGGATTTTTTCGGAATTCCGGCATCGGCTGAAACATTTATGGGTTTTGAAACGAATAACAAGGCGCGCACGGTAACAAAGTTTATTTTGGTATGCGCGGGGTGTTCCATTTTTGCCGGACTATTTATTCACCACATACGAAAAAGTTACGAAGAACAGAAAGAAAATATTTTATGGACTTCGTTTTTCTTAATAGCCGCAATGACGCTGCTTAGCCCCACTTTGCATCCATGGTATGTGATCTGGGTAATTCCTTTTCTGTGTTTTTTCCCAAATCCGGCATGGATCCTTTTCACAGGATTGGTATTTCTCTCTTATTCTATTTTAAAGGAATACCATCTGACCGGAGTTTGGCACGAAGACTTGAACATCCGTTTGTGGGAATACGTTCCGTTTTATGTTTTGTTGTTTACCCGCTTTTTATGGCTCACGATCAAGAGGT